A single region of the Kwoniella botswanensis chromosome 1, complete sequence genome encodes:
- a CDS encoding diphthamide biosynthesis protein 1, translated as MDAVEGIEKPINPKPNTKPRKRFVGSSKAGSSSSSGRTPIRRVANQIPDDILNDPQLNAAIAGLPGNYNFEIHKTIHHIRRDGVRSVALQMPEGLMMYGCAIADIIETFTGALPMLLADVTYGACCIDDYTAKEMGAEMIVHYGHSCLIPVSQTTLKTLYVFVEISIDTKHLSLSVRRNFPSSREAFHRLVLGAGAAQPGSKVPIQLEESDQVAQSKSSTATEISNAPEKEQTEEEPLPTRLALVSTIQFIASIQSLRDDLEKSMPPLEEQQQDTVTEKEKQDGPLSKVEKGEIGVWRGKYDITIPQVKPLSPGEILGCTAPKLGEVDGLIYVGDGRFHLESIMIANPSVPAFRYDPYSKKFTRETYEHTEMRGIRGDAVKEARKGLVEKGSGSWAVLLGTLGRQGSLSVLKSITSTLPTNSIPPLLILLSELSPVKLSLFSQDEISTFIQTSCPRLSIDWGYAFSRPLLSPYEASVASGRIKGWAGLSLANTNEEKGQEKGEGDYPMDFYADASLGPWTPRHKVKA; from the exons ATGGACGCAGTAGAAGGTATAGAGAAACCTATCAACCCCAAACCAAACACCAAGCCTCGAAAGAGATTCGTGGGAAGCTCCAAAGCCGGTagttcatcatcgtcggGTAGAACACCAATAAGAAGAGTTGCGAATCAGATTCCGGATGATATACTGAATGATCCCCAGCTGAATGCTGCTATAGCAG GATTACCGGGAAATTACAATTTCGAGATACACAAGACTATCCATCACATCCGACGAGATGGTGTGAGATCTGTTGCATTGCAGATGCCAGAGGGTCTGATGATGTATGGATGTGCGATTGCCGACATTATCGAAAC GTTCACTGGTGCTTTACCCATGTTATTGGCTGATGTGACTTACGGAGCATGTT GTATAGACGACTATACAGCCAAAGAGATGGGTGCAGAAATGATAGTTCATTATGGACATTCATGTTTGA TACCTGTATCTCAGACGACCTTGAAGACGCTATACGTCTTCGTTGAAATATCCATTGACACCAAACATCTATCCCTATCTGTTCGACGcaatttcccttcttcccgAGAAGCCTTCCATCGATTGGTCTTGGGCGCAGGTGCAGCACAGCCAGGATCGAAAGTCCCTATCCAATTGGAGGAATCAGACCAGGTCGCCCAGAGCAAATCCTCAACAGCTACAGAAATATCAAACGCTCCCGAGAAGGAACagacagaagaagaaccacTACCAACGAGATTAGCTTTAGTCTCCACTATCCAATTTATAGCTTCCATTCAATCCCTTcgagatgatttggaaaaATCCATGCCACCTCTAGAAGAACAGCAACAGGATACTGTGacagaaaaggaaaagcaGGATGGGCCGTTAAGTAAAGTTGAAAAAGGTGAAATAGGAGTATGGAGAGGGAAGTATGATATCACCATACCACAGGTTAAACCTCTATCACCCGGTGAGATATTAGGTTGTACGGCTCCGAAATTGGGTGAAGTGGATGgattgat ATACGTAGGAGACGGTCGATTCCACCTCGAATCCATTATGATAGCGAACCCATCCGTCCCTGCGTTCCGTTACGATCCATATTCCAAGAAGTTTACGAGGGAGACGTACGAGCATACTGAGATGCGTGGAATAAGAGGTGACGCCGTCAAAGAAGCTAGGAAAGGGTTGGTCGAGAAGGGAAGTGGTAGTTGGGCGGTGTTATTGGGTACATTAGGTAGACAGGGGAGTTTGAGCGTTTTGAAA TCAATAACCTCAACTCTCCCTACGAACTCTATACCTCCCTTATTGATCCTGTTATCTGAACTATCACCTGTCAAATTGTCATTATTCTCTCAAGATGAAATATCAACATTTATTCAAACTTCTTGTCCTAGATTATCGATCGATTGGGGATACGCGTTCTCCAGACCGCTTTTAAGTCCTTATGAAGCTAGTGTAGCCTCTGGTAGGATCAAGGGATGGGCCGGTCTTTCACTTGCAAATACGAATGAAGAAAAGGGAcaggagaagggagaaggggattACCCAATGGATTTCTATGCGGATGCAAGTCTAGGTCCTTGGACACCTAGACATAAAGTCAAAGCTTGA
- a CDS encoding ATP-dependent RNA helicase DBP4 produces MAFVDNKASSSKSAPGAKGKGKPAQPRLKTNQAKRLKIDEELKELQAKVDSWIPPAEITLFNELPLSSRTLKGLKSSHFLNPTPIQQLAIPPALRGQDLLGSAKTGSGKTLAFIIPMLERLYLDKWGPMDGLGAVVISPTRELAVQTFNQLRDIGKYHNFSAGLVIGGKPLKEEQERLGRMNILIATPGRLLQHLDSTVGFESSGVKVLVLDEADRLLDLGFLPALRAIIGHFSPGISTSNPSTRPSRQTLLFSATQTKDLAALAKLSLYQPEYINCNKAGEEGVVPSNLEQYYAVVGLERKLDTLWGFVKSHLKMKGIVFVTSGKQVRFIFETFKRLHPGLPLMHLHGKQKQATRLTIFQKYSSSKHALLICTDVAARGLDFPAVDWVIQLDCPDDVDTYIHRIGRTARYQAGGHALTLLCPSEEQGMLDRFKEKMLDVKKIKIKQSKMGNLKQQMQNFAFREPEIKYLGQRAFISYMKSVHIQKDKSVFKLSELPAEAFAESMGLPGAPQIKFAEQKASKVRGGQKKDENEKKDEDEVRVEERGVVGSDDESDEDEEEISDEGSDEDEEEDVDAGDKVEDESESESDSSSFDKPKSAPAVRTKYDRMFERKNQSILTPHYTALVSHGEAENEEEGDDDVFTLARKNHNLSDDDDEGSDGELLKVAEGKDTTAITGLVKGSEKPLISSEDLSKRKLKAATSKKSKLKTGVTGEKLIFDEVTGESRNFYETGKDVENQFMSEAKRREYLEEQREKMKVANEVDKLVAKEKRNELKRKRKEREREMRKEYMSDEDADGPVAYIGGADYGDNSDIDERSPSPSPEPEVEVRNKKKRKNKFKPEAEEGHDSKGRLEDDEELALRLLQGS; encoded by the exons ATGGCTTTCGTAGATAACAAGGCGTCTTCCTCAAAATCAGCCCCTGGAGCCAAGGGCAAAGGCAAACCCGCTCAACCTAGATTGAAGACTAATCAAGCtaagagattgaagatcgatgaagagCTGAAGGAGCTCCAAGCAAAAGTGGATAGTTGG ATACCTCCTGCCGAGATCACTTTGTTCAATGAGctacctctttcttcccGTACTctgaaag GTCTCAAAAGTAGTCATTTCCTCAACCCTACACCTATCCAACAACTGGCCATTCCCCCTGCGCTCCGTGGTCAAGATCTTCTTGGTTCAGCCAAAACCGGATCAGGTAAAACCCTTGCCTTCATCATACCAATGTTAGAAAGATTATATCTAGATAAATGGGGTCCGATGGATGGTCTGGGAGCAGTCGTCATATCACCTACAAGGGAATTGGCCGTACAGACTTTCAATCAACTGAGGGATATAGGAAAATATCATAATTTCTCAGCTGGTTTGGTCATAGGTGGTAAACCACTCAAAGAGGAGCAAGAGAGGTTGGGAAGGATGAATATCCTTATTGCTACTCCTGGTAGATTGCTGCAGCATTTGGATAGTACTGTCGGATTCGAATCTTCAGGTGTAAAAGTTTTGG TGTTGGACGAAGCGGATAGATTACTTGATTTGGGATTTCTTCCAGCCCTGAGAGCGATCATAGGCCATTTCTCCCCTGGTATTTCTACTTCGAACCCTTCTACCAGACCCTCACGTCAGACACTGTTGTTTTCGGCCACTCAAACGAAAGATCTAGCTGCATTGGCTAAATTATCGTTATATCAACCTGAATATATCAATTGTAATAAAGCTGGTGAAGAGGGCGTGGTACCTTCCAACCTGGAACAATACTATGCTGTGGTCGGACTGGAGAGGAAGCTAGATACGTTATGGGGATTTGTGAAGAGtcatttgaagatgaaaggaaTTGTTTTTGTTACTTCTGGAAaacag GTCCGATTTATCTTCGAAACCTTCAAAAGACTTCATCCCGGTCTACCATTAATGCATCTCCACGGAAAACAAAAGCAAGCCACGCGTCTAACGATCTTCCAGAAATACTCTAGTTCCAAACATGCCTTGTTGATCTGTACCGACGTTGCTGCTCGAGGTTTGGATTTCCCCGCAGTAGATTGGGTAATACAATTAGATTGTCCAGACGATGTCGATACGTATATCCACAGAATTGGACGAACGGCACGATATCAAGCTGGAGGACATGCGTTGACGTTATTGTGTCCCAGCGAGGAGCAAGGAATGTTAGATAGGTTCaaagagaagatgttggatgtGAAGAAGATTAAGATCAAACAGAGTAAAATGGGTAATCTGAAACAGCAAATGCAAAATTTCGCTTTTAGAGAACCTGAAATCAAGTATCTAGGTCAAAGG GCATTCATCTCGTACATGAAATCGGTTCATATCCAAAAAGATAAATCTGTTTTCAAATTATCAGAGTTACCCGCCGAAGCTTTTGCGGAGAGCATGGGATTACCTGGTGCACCCCAGATCAAATTTGCGGAGCAGAAAGCTTCGAAAGTCCGAGGTGGTcaaaagaaggatgagaatgagaagaaggatgaggatgaagtgagggTGGAGGAGAGAGGTGTGGTGGGAAGTGATGACGAgtctgatgaggatgaagaggagataagTGACGaaggaagtgatgaagatgaagaggaggatgttgacGCAGGGGAtaaagttgaagatgagagtgagagtgagagtgattcATCGTCCTTTGACAAA CCTAAATCCGCTCCAGCAGTCCGAACAAAATACGATAGAATGTTTGAGCGAAAGAACCAATCTATTCTCACTCCCCATTATACCGCGCTGGTCTCTCATGGCGAAGCCgaaaatgaagaagagggggaTGACGATGTGTTTACGTTGGCAAGGAAGAATCATAATTtgtcggatgatgatgatgaaggatcgGATGGTGAATTACTCAAAGTGgcagaaggtaaagataCCACTGCAATCACTGGTTTAGTGAAGGGATCAGAGAAACCTTTGATAAGCTCAGAAGATCTATCaaagaggaaattgaaagCTGCCACCTCTAAAAAATCGAAATTGAAGACTGGGGTTACAGGAGAGAAATTGATTTTCGATGAAGTTACAGGAGAATCTAGGAATTTCTATGAGACTGGTAAAGATGTTGAGAACCAATTCATGTCAGAAGCTAAACGAAGGGAGTACTTGGAAGAACAGAGGGAGAAAATGAAAGTTGCTAATGAGGTTGATAAGCTCGTggcaaaggagaagaggaatgaattgaagaggaagaggaaagagagggagagagag ATGCGTAAAGAGTATATGTCTGACGAAGATGCCGATGGACCTGTGGCGTATATAGGAGGAGCAGACTATGGTGATAA